One genomic segment of Diospyros lotus cultivar Yz01 unplaced genomic scaffold, ASM1463336v1 superscaf6, whole genome shotgun sequence includes these proteins:
- the LOC127793446 gene encoding NADH dehydrogenase [ubiquinone] 1 alpha subcomplex subunit 6, which translates to MAFTLRSVKVPPNSANLEEARSRVFDFFRSACRSIPTVMDIYNLQDVASPTQLRSTIASEIRKNSHVTNPKVIDMLLFKAMEELNDIAEHAKQRHHIIGQYVVGRTGLVQDLGTKDQGISNFLKNFYNTNYF; encoded by the exons atggcGTTCACGCTGAGGAGTGTGAAGGTACCGCCAAACTCGGCCAACTTGGAGGAGGCGAGGAGTCGGGTGTTCGATTTCTTCAGGTCGGCCTGCAGATCCATCCCCACCGTCATGGATATCTACAATCTCCAGGACGTCGCCTCCCCCACCCAGCTCCGCTCCACCATCGCCTCCGAAATTCGTAAGAATTCTCACGTCACTAACCCCAag GTGATTGACATGCTGCTCTTCAAGGCGATGGAAGAACTGAACGACATTGCGGAACATGCAAAACAACGGCACCACATCATTGGCCAATATGTGGTTGGTCGCACGGGGCTTGTGCAGGATTTGGGAACCAAGGATCAGGGCATCTCCAACTTTCTAAAGAATTTCTACAACACCAACTATTTCTGA